One Streptomyces hundungensis DNA segment encodes these proteins:
- a CDS encoding adenosine deaminase, which produces MTSQTASVPSPDQISRAPKVLLHDHLDGGLRPGTIIDIARATGYTSLPETEADKLGIWFREAADSGSLERYLETFAHTCAVMQTRDALFRVAAECAEDLAEDGVVYAEVRYAPEQHLEQGLTLEEVVEAVNEGFREGERRARANGHRIRVGALLTAMRHAARALEIAELANSYRDSGVVGFDIAGAEAGFPPTRHLDAFEYLKRENNHFTIHAGEAFGLPSIWQALQWCGADRLGHGVRIIDDIEVAEDGTVKLGRLASYVRDKRIPLEMCPTSNLQTGAATSYAEHPIGLLRKLHFRATVNTDNRLMSGTSMSQEFEHLTNAFGYTLEDMQWFTVNAMKSAFIPFDERLAMINDVIKPGYAELKSEWLFQQTATTSGSAAAGG; this is translated from the coding sequence ATGACGAGCCAGACCGCATCCGTACCCAGCCCGGATCAGATCAGCCGTGCCCCGAAGGTGCTGCTCCACGACCACCTCGACGGGGGTCTGCGTCCCGGGACCATCATCGACATCGCCCGAGCGACCGGATACACCTCACTGCCCGAGACCGAGGCCGACAAGCTCGGCATCTGGTTCCGTGAAGCCGCCGACTCGGGCTCCCTGGAACGGTACTTGGAGACCTTCGCGCACACCTGCGCCGTCATGCAGACCCGCGACGCGCTCTTCCGGGTCGCCGCCGAGTGCGCCGAGGACCTCGCCGAGGACGGCGTCGTCTACGCCGAGGTGCGCTACGCGCCCGAGCAGCACCTGGAACAGGGCCTCACCCTCGAAGAGGTCGTCGAGGCCGTCAACGAGGGCTTCCGAGAAGGCGAACGGCGGGCCCGCGCCAATGGCCACCGCATCCGGGTCGGCGCGCTGCTCACCGCGATGCGGCACGCGGCCCGCGCCCTGGAGATCGCCGAACTGGCCAACTCCTACCGGGACTCGGGCGTCGTCGGCTTCGACATCGCGGGCGCCGAGGCCGGCTTCCCGCCCACCCGCCACCTCGACGCCTTCGAGTACCTCAAGCGCGAGAACAACCACTTCACCATCCACGCGGGCGAGGCCTTCGGTCTGCCGTCGATCTGGCAGGCGCTCCAGTGGTGCGGCGCCGACCGGCTCGGCCACGGGGTGCGCATCATCGACGACATCGAGGTCGCCGAGGACGGTACGGTGAAGCTGGGCCGGCTCGCCTCGTACGTACGGGACAAGCGGATCCCGCTGGAGATGTGCCCCACGTCCAACCTCCAGACGGGGGCCGCGACCTCCTACGCCGAGCACCCCATCGGGCTGCTGCGCAAGCTGCACTTCCGGGCGACCGTGAACACGGACAACCGGCTGATGTCGGGCACCAGCATGAGCCAGGAATTCGAGCACCTGACGAATGCGTTCGGCTACACGCTCGAAGACATGCAGTGGTTCACAGTCAATGCGATGAAATCAGCATTCATTCCTTTCGATGAACGACTGGCCATGATCAATGACGTGATCAAGCCCGGATACGCCGAGTTGAAGTCCGAATGGCTGTTCCAGCAGACCGCCACGACCAGCGGTTCTGCGGCCGCGGGCGGCTGA
- a CDS encoding sensor histidine kinase, with product MKRAVLAGLRWTSLRLRLVVVFALVALTAAVSASGIAYWLNREAVLVRTQDSALNDFRQGMQNRAASLPLQPTEHDLQVSAKQMADSSNSRYNVLLVAERAPGKPIVGASDVDGFTLEDVPASLQEAVTKKQKVTGSNAYPYHLFWQRITLHGRPYLVGGTKIIGAGPTGYMLAPLDQERRDLNSLAWSLGIATFLALLASALLAQAAATTVLRPVQRLGDAARRLGEGKLDTRLRVSGTDELADLSRTFNRTAEALEKKVTDMSAREEASRRFVADMSHELRTPLTALTAVAEVLDEEEDSLDPMIAPAVRLVVSETRRLNILVENLMEVTRFDAGTARLVLDDVDIADQITACIDTRAWLDAVELDAERGIMARLDPRRLDVILANLIGNALKHGGSPVRVSVRVEGEELVIAVRDHGPGIPEDVLPHVFDRFYKASASRPRSEGSGLGLSIAMENAHIHGGDITATNSPEGGAVFVLRLPLDATEPATPETPEGDAAQ from the coding sequence GTGAAGCGGGCCGTACTCGCCGGGCTGCGCTGGACCAGTCTGCGGCTGCGTCTGGTCGTCGTGTTCGCGCTCGTCGCGCTGACCGCGGCGGTCTCCGCGTCCGGCATCGCGTACTGGCTCAACCGCGAGGCCGTCCTGGTCCGTACGCAGGACTCGGCGCTCAACGACTTCCGTCAGGGCATGCAGAACCGCGCCGCCTCGCTGCCGCTCCAGCCGACCGAGCACGACCTCCAGGTGTCCGCCAAGCAGATGGCGGACAGCAGCAACTCCCGTTACAACGTGCTGCTCGTGGCGGAACGCGCGCCCGGCAAGCCGATCGTGGGCGCCTCCGACGTGGACGGCTTCACGCTGGAGGACGTGCCCGCCTCCCTCCAGGAGGCCGTCACCAAGAAGCAGAAGGTCACGGGGAGCAACGCCTACCCGTACCACCTGTTCTGGCAGCGGATCACGCTGCACGGGCGCCCGTATCTGGTCGGCGGCACGAAGATCATCGGGGCCGGTCCGACCGGCTACATGCTGGCCCCGCTCGACCAGGAGCGGCGTGACCTCAACTCCCTTGCCTGGTCGCTCGGCATCGCCACCTTCCTCGCGCTGCTCGCCTCCGCGCTGCTGGCGCAGGCGGCCGCCACCACCGTGCTGCGGCCGGTGCAGCGCCTCGGGGACGCGGCGCGCAGGCTCGGCGAGGGCAAGCTCGACACCCGGCTGAGGGTGTCCGGCACCGATGAACTCGCCGATCTCTCAAGGACGTTCAACCGGACGGCCGAGGCGCTGGAGAAGAAGGTCACCGACATGAGCGCGCGCGAGGAGGCGAGCCGCCGCTTCGTCGCCGACATGTCGCACGAGCTGCGCACACCACTGACCGCACTGACCGCCGTGGCGGAGGTCCTCGACGAGGAGGAGGACAGCCTCGACCCGATGATCGCGCCCGCGGTGCGGCTCGTGGTCTCCGAGACGAGGCGGCTGAACATCCTGGTCGAGAACCTCATGGAGGTCACCCGCTTCGACGCGGGCACCGCCCGGCTGGTCCTGGACGACGTGGACATCGCAGACCAGATCACCGCCTGCATCGACACCCGGGCCTGGCTGGACGCCGTCGAACTCGACGCCGAGCGCGGCATCATGGCCCGGCTCGACCCGCGCCGCCTGGACGTGATCCTCGCCAACCTGATCGGCAACGCCCTCAAGCACGGCGGCTCCCCGGTGCGGGTCTCGGTCCGCGTCGAGGGCGAGGAGCTGGTGATCGCGGTACGCGACCACGGGCCCGGCATCCCCGAGGACGTACTGCCGCACGTCTTCGACCGGTTCTACAAGGCCAGCGCCTCGCGGCCGCGTTCGGAGGGCAGCGGGCTCGGCCTGTCCATCGCGATGGAGAACGCGCACATCCACGGCGGTGACATCACCGCCACCAACTCCCCCGAAGGCGGCGCCGTGTTCGTGCTGCGGCTGCCGCTGGACGCCACCGAGCCGGCCACCCCCGAGACGCCGGAAGGAGACGCGGCGCAGTGA
- a CDS encoding PspC domain-containing protein: MSAPLVRPTEGRRIGGVCAALARRFGTSATTMRIIFLVSCLLPGPQFLVYLAMWALIPGEKSPRAAW; the protein is encoded by the coding sequence ATGAGCGCCCCTCTTGTCCGCCCGACCGAAGGCCGCCGGATCGGCGGGGTGTGCGCAGCGCTGGCCCGGCGCTTCGGCACCTCCGCCACCACGATGCGGATCATCTTCCTCGTCTCGTGCCTGCTGCCGGGACCGCAGTTCCTGGTCTATCTGGCGATGTGGGCGCTGATCCCGGGTGAGAAGTCGCCGCGCGCCGCCTGGTAG
- a CDS encoding alpha/beta hydrolase, giving the protein MAQHAIPLPAARLGRAVGATGAGATVSGVVLVLPDGDPVSARRPSPLAYAAALPLARRLARDGGPEGLVAHAVHYRGRGWNGGDARLATDAEWAADEVVRRYGDVPVCLAGHGMGGRAALRAAGHPAVNSVLALAPWIPDDDVAADPEPVKQLVGRRVMIVHGTNDARTDPELSYRLAERAKKANRDTCRFEVHSDGHSMRQHRLEVHALAVDFVFGTLFSRPYARPVTDAFAAPPPLGLRMPLASGFGKSLQR; this is encoded by the coding sequence ATGGCACAGCATGCGATTCCCCTGCCTGCTGCCCGGCTGGGACGGGCCGTCGGCGCGACCGGCGCCGGCGCGACGGTCAGCGGCGTGGTCCTCGTGCTCCCCGACGGCGACCCCGTCTCGGCACGCCGGCCCTCCCCCCTCGCGTACGCGGCCGCGCTGCCGCTGGCCCGCCGGTTGGCGCGGGACGGCGGCCCGGAGGGTCTCGTGGCGCACGCGGTGCACTACCGCGGCCGGGGCTGGAACGGCGGCGACGCCCGGCTCGCCACGGACGCCGAATGGGCCGCGGACGAGGTCGTACGGCGCTACGGGGACGTGCCGGTGTGTCTGGCCGGGCACGGCATGGGCGGCCGGGCCGCGCTGCGGGCGGCGGGCCATCCGGCGGTCAACTCCGTTCTGGCGCTCGCCCCTTGGATCCCCGACGACGACGTGGCCGCCGACCCCGAGCCGGTGAAACAGCTGGTGGGCCGGCGGGTGATGATCGTGCACGGGACCAATGACGCGCGCACCGACCCCGAGCTGTCCTACCGGCTCGCCGAGCGCGCCAAGAAGGCCAACCGGGACACCTGCCGCTTCGAGGTCCACTCCGACGGCCACTCGATGCGCCAGCACCGGCTCGAAGTCCACGCGCTCGCCGTCGACTTCGTCTTCGGCACCCTGTTCTCGCGCCCGTACGCCCGCCCGGTCACGGACGCGTTCGCCGCGCCGCCGCCCCTGGGGCTCCGCATGCCGCTGGCTTCCGGTTTCGGCAAGTCCCTTCAGCGATAG
- the afsQ1 gene encoding two-component system response regulator AfsQ1 encodes MPFLLLIEDDDAIRTALELSLSRQGHRVATAATGEDGLKLLREQRPDLIVLDVMLPGIDGFEVCRRIRRTDQLPIILLTARNDDIDVVVGLESGADDYVVKPVQGRVLDARIRAVLRRGEREATDSAAFGNVVIDRAAMTVTKNGEDLQLTPTELRLLLELSRRPGQALSRQQLLRLVWEHDYLGDSRLVDACVQRLRAKVEDVPSSPTLIRTVRGVGYRLDTPS; translated from the coding sequence GTGCCTTTCCTGTTGCTGATCGAGGACGATGACGCCATCCGCACGGCCCTCGAACTCTCCCTGTCCCGCCAGGGCCACCGTGTGGCCACCGCGGCGACGGGCGAGGACGGTCTGAAACTGCTGCGCGAGCAGCGGCCGGACCTGATCGTGCTGGACGTGATGCTGCCCGGGATCGACGGTTTCGAGGTGTGCCGCCGCATCCGGCGCACCGACCAACTGCCGATCATCCTGCTGACCGCGCGCAATGACGACATCGACGTGGTGGTGGGCCTGGAGTCCGGCGCCGACGACTATGTGGTCAAGCCGGTCCAGGGGCGGGTCCTCGACGCCCGGATCCGGGCCGTGCTGCGCCGTGGCGAGCGGGAGGCCACCGACTCGGCGGCGTTCGGCAACGTGGTGATCGACCGGGCCGCGATGACCGTCACCAAGAACGGCGAGGACCTCCAACTCACCCCCACCGAGCTGCGGTTGCTGCTCGAACTGAGCCGCCGCCCCGGTCAGGCGCTCTCCCGCCAGCAGTTGCTGCGGCTCGTCTGGGAGCACGACTACCTCGGCGACTCACGGCTCGTCGACGCCTGTGTGCAGCGGCTGCGCGCCAAGGTCGAGGACGTGCCGTCCTCGCCGACGCTGATCCGTACGGTCCGTGGTGTGGGCTACCGCCTGGACACCCCCTCGTGA
- a CDS encoding SigE family RNA polymerase sigma factor: protein MNALHSTNSSAVVTRLHDVVRSAEKSGVPSMRGCARGAGRQHTSSVQQGPSPYMTVLDNPAVPAAGKKSQGGGEAAYREGSGERSSLSETEFTAYVQARRASLYATAYHLTGDRFEAEDLLQSALFSTYRAWDRISDKAAVGGYLRRTMTNLHISAWRRRKLNEYPTEELPETAGDTDAMRGTELRAVLWQALARLPELQRTMLVLRYYEGRTDPEIADILDISVGTVKSSIWRSLRRLREDDVLSFGRDEEESFGELVA from the coding sequence ATGAACGCACTGCACAGCACCAACTCCAGCGCAGTTGTGACGCGTCTCCACGACGTCGTGCGGAGTGCCGAGAAGTCCGGTGTCCCGAGCATGCGGGGGTGCGCTCGGGGCGCCGGACGCCAGCACACGTCATCGGTACAGCAGGGGCCTTCGCCCTACATGACGGTGCTGGACAACCCCGCGGTTCCGGCCGCGGGGAAGAAGTCGCAGGGGGGCGGGGAAGCGGCGTACCGGGAGGGCTCGGGGGAGCGGAGCAGCCTGTCGGAGACGGAGTTCACCGCTTACGTCCAGGCACGCCGCGCCTCCCTGTACGCCACCGCCTACCACCTGACCGGCGACCGCTTCGAGGCGGAGGACCTGCTCCAGAGCGCGCTGTTCTCCACCTACCGCGCCTGGGACCGCATCAGCGACAAGGCGGCGGTCGGCGGTTATCTGCGCCGCACGATGACCAATCTGCACATCAGCGCCTGGCGGCGGCGCAAGCTCAACGAGTACCCGACCGAGGAGCTGCCGGAGACGGCCGGCGACACGGACGCGATGCGCGGCACCGAACTGCGCGCCGTGCTCTGGCAGGCGCTGGCCCGGCTGCCCGAACTACAGCGCACGATGCTGGTCCTGCGCTACTACGAGGGCCGTACGGACCCGGAGATCGCGGACATACTCGACATCAGTGTCGGCACGGTGAAGTCCAGCATCTGGCGCTCGCTGCGCCGGCTGCGCGAGGACGACGTCCTCAGCTTCGGCCGTGACGAGGAGGAGTCCTTCGGCGAGCTGGTGGCCTGA